The Oryzias melastigma strain HK-1 linkage group LG6, ASM292280v2, whole genome shotgun sequence genome includes a window with the following:
- the LOC112151717 gene encoding ADP-ribosylation factor-like protein 2-binding protein, giving the protein MARKEPSDRGDAVKIRDLDEEIIAVSYSSDSDLAFDGVIGCIERILVGSQFQQLQGDFLEKYYLEFDESDENKLSYTAMFNEYVDLLEKHLEQQLMERIPDFNMKTFTELLMQRKDEVQDDVFETLMTFTDFLTFKEMFLDYKAEKEGRGLDLSLAFVVTPVSAAPSRCSP; this is encoded by the exons ATGGCTCGTAAGGAACCGA GTGATCGAGGAGACGCCGTGAAAATCAGGGATTTGGACGAAGAAATTATCGCTGTTTCCTA CTCGTCGGATTCTGACCTGGCCTTCGACGGCGTCATTGGCTGCATAGAGAGGATCCTCGTGG ggAGTCAGTTCCAGCAGCTTCAGGGAGATTTCCTGGAGAAATACTACCTGGAGTTCGACGAGTCTGACGAGAACAAGCTCAGCTACACGGCCATGTTCAACGAATAT GTAGACCTGCTGGAGAAACacctggagcagcagctgatgGAGAGAATCCCCGACTTCAACATGAAGACCTTCACCGAGCTGCTCAT GCAGCGTAAAGACGAAGTTCAAGACGACGTTTTCGAGACGTTGATGACGTTCACAGACTTCCTGAcgtttaaagaaatgtttctggatTACAAAGCT gAGAAGGAAGGCCGCGGTCTGGACCTGAGTCTAGCGTTTGTGGTCACGCCGGTTTCTGCTGCTCCTTCCAGATGTTCACCGTGA
- the LOC112152462 gene encoding plasmolipin: protein MADFPSKVTTETSTQNYQNSQQSGGNRAGLTASISTRVDFSFIQSVQGVLMMVEIVVGFLQWMLVACVNHWANPAYGWVLFVAVTLWILTTVLFFLLLFSVQQKMAFVPWPMTVMVYNGVATVLFLTAFIANAATVSFFSAQYSFGHFGASAFFAAVMTLLYGASAFFSYLDWRGDGGNAATSTVPT, encoded by the exons ATGGCGGACTTCCCGTCTAAAGTGACCACCGAGACCAGCACCCAGAACTACCAGAACTCCCAGCAGTCGGGCGGGAACCGAGCGGGTCTGACCGCCAGCATCTCCACCCGGGTCGACTTCTCCTTCATCCAAAGCGTGCAAGGTGTCCTGATGATGGTGGAAATC GTCGTGGGCTTCCTGCAGTGGATGCTGGTGGCCTGTGTGAACCACTGGGCCAACCCCGCGTACGGATGGGTGCTGTTCGTGGCCGTCACTCTGTGGATCCTCACCACcgtcctcttcttcctcctcctcttcagcgTCCAGCAGAAGATGGCGTTCGTCCCGTGGCCCATGACG GTGATGGTGTATAACGGCGTGGCCACCGTTCTCTTTCTGACGGCGTTCATCGCCAACGCCGCCACCGTGTCCTTCTTCAGCGCTCAGTATTCCTTCGGACACTTTGGAGCTTCTGCG TTCTTTGCCGCCGTCATGACGCTGCTGTACGGCGCCAGCGCTTTCTTCTCCTACCTGGACTGGAGGGGCGATGGGGGGAACGCCGCCACCTCCACGGTGCCCACCTAG